A single genomic interval of Psychroserpens sp. NJDZ02 harbors:
- a CDS encoding type I restriction-modification system subunit M: MSEEQKQQQLKQTLWNIANDLRGNMDADDFRDYILGFIFYKYLSRKMKNYANVILKPDGLSYDTVESHEEAEALLEAIRFEALDKLGYFLKPSELFSELAKRGNSGNKNNFILGDLANVLTSIEQSTMGSESEDDFGNLFEDLDLTSSKLGKTEDAKNELIVKVLTHLETIDFDVENTESDILGDAYEYLIGQFASGAGKKAGEFYTPQQVSKILAKLVTTDKTKLKSVYDPTCGSGSLLLRVAKEVEDVGEFFGQESNPTTYNLCRMNMIMHNVHYKQFDIYNEDTLVNPSPNHIDKRFEAIVANPPFSANWSASPLFMSDDRFSAYGKLAPKSKADFAFVQHMVHQLDHNGTMACVLPHGVLFRGAAEGHIRKFLIEDKNYLDAVIGLPANIFYGTSIPTCILVLKKNRSTDVTLSAVEVLPKRHESILFIDASQHFEKVKTQNVLLDEHLDTIIETYRDYCHTERRRSATKDKYSYVATIAEVRDNDYNLNIPRYVDTFEEEAPIDLTNVAKDLKTLETDIAKTDATIADFCKQLNIETPF, encoded by the coding sequence ATGTCCGAAGAACAAAAACAACAACAACTAAAACAAACCCTCTGGAACATCGCCAACGACCTACGTGGTAATATGGACGCAGACGATTTTAGAGATTATATACTAGGCTTCATATTTTACAAATATTTAAGTCGTAAAATGAAAAACTACGCCAACGTCATCCTAAAACCAGATGGTTTAAGTTACGACACCGTAGAAAGTCATGAAGAAGCAGAAGCACTGCTAGAAGCCATCCGTTTTGAAGCCCTAGACAAACTAGGCTATTTTCTAAAACCAAGCGAACTATTCAGCGAGCTAGCAAAACGCGGAAACTCTGGCAATAAAAATAACTTTATTCTTGGCGATTTGGCAAACGTGCTCACCAGTATAGAGCAAAGTACCATGGGTAGCGAAAGCGAAGACGATTTTGGTAACCTATTCGAAGACTTAGACCTAACAAGCAGTAAACTAGGGAAGACCGAAGACGCCAAAAACGAACTGATAGTAAAAGTACTAACACACCTAGAAACCATAGACTTCGATGTAGAAAACACCGAAAGCGACATCCTTGGTGACGCCTACGAGTATCTAATAGGGCAATTCGCCTCTGGCGCAGGAAAAAAAGCAGGCGAATTTTACACACCACAACAAGTTTCCAAAATACTAGCCAAACTAGTCACCACAGATAAAACCAAACTAAAATCGGTTTACGATCCTACCTGTGGCTCAGGATCCTTACTATTACGCGTAGCAAAAGAAGTAGAAGACGTAGGCGAATTTTTTGGGCAAGAAAGTAACCCAACCACCTACAATCTGTGTCGCATGAACATGATCATGCACAACGTACACTATAAGCAGTTCGATATTTATAACGAAGACACACTAGTAAACCCAAGCCCAAACCATATCGATAAACGGTTTGAGGCCATAGTAGCAAACCCACCATTCTCGGCAAACTGGAGCGCAAGCCCATTGTTTATGAGTGACGATAGGTTTTCGGCATACGGTAAACTAGCACCAAAATCTAAAGCCGATTTTGCCTTCGTACAACACATGGTGCATCAATTAGACCATAACGGTACCATGGCATGCGTACTACCACACGGTGTATTATTTCGTGGCGCGGCCGAAGGACACATACGCAAGTTTCTAATAGAAGATAAAAACTACCTAGACGCCGTAATAGGCCTACCAGCAAACATATTTTATGGTACCAGCATACCAACCTGTATTTTAGTGCTTAAAAAAAATCGCTCAACAGATGTCACACTGAGCGCAGTCGAAGTGCTACCTAAACGTCACGAAAGCATCCTCTTCATAGACGCCAGCCAACATTTCGAGAAAGTTAAAACCCAAAATGTACTGCTAGACGAGCATCTAGACACTATAATAGAAACCTACCGAGACTACTGTCATACTGAGCGCAGACGAAGTGCAACCAAAGACAAATACAGTTACGTAGCCACAATAGCTGAGGTACGCGACAACGACTACAACCTAAACATACCACGTTATGTAGATACCTTTGAAGAAGAAGCACCTATAGATTTAACAAACGTAGCCAAAGACCTAAAAACCTTAGAAACAGACATAGCAAAAACCGATGCTACCATTGCCGACTTTTGCAAACAGTTAAACATAGAAACACCGTTCTAA
- a CDS encoding DUF6567 family protein, with protein MKKMTFLLLVMTLFLSSCATHYGLPKNYNQNTTEVVLTKKNFKVVKIVKGEAQATYIFGIGGLAKNGLIAEAKAKMLKSAGMEGVARTVVNEIVEVKTSGFLFVNKYKVIVSGQIIEFTE; from the coding sequence ATGAAAAAAATGACTTTCTTATTACTCGTAATGACGTTGTTTCTATCCAGTTGTGCCACCCATTATGGTTTGCCAAAAAACTACAACCAAAACACAACCGAAGTTGTACTAACTAAAAAGAATTTTAAAGTGGTAAAAATCGTTAAAGGCGAAGCACAAGCCACATATATTTTTGGAATTGGAGGATTGGCTAAAAACGGATTAATTGCAGAGGCTAAAGCAAAAATGTTAAAATCAGCAGGTATGGAAGGTGTTGCTAGAACAGTAGTAAACGAGATTGTGGAAGTTAAAACCTCTGGCTTTTTATTTGTAAATAAATATAAAGTGATCGTCTCAGGACAAATTATTGAGTTTACAGAATAG
- a CDS encoding gluconate 5-dehydrogenase, which translates to MSITLFDLTGKIALITGGTSGLGMAMAKGLGHAGATLVINGVSSKAKLDQAVAIYRSEGLKAFGYLFDVTNEAEVIQNINTIETEVGAIDILVNNAGIIKRTPLQEMKVDDFEHVLKVDLVSPFIMSKHVVKGMIARREGKIINICSMMSELGRDSVGAYAAAKGGLKMLTKNMATEWSKHNIQVNGIGPGYFATPQTAPIREDGHPFNNFIIDRTPAGRWGNPDDLQGVVIFLASKASRFISGQIVYVDGGILATIGKPSNED; encoded by the coding sequence ATGTCCATAACCTTATTTGATTTAACAGGAAAAATTGCTTTAATAACAGGCGGAACATCAGGTTTAGGTATGGCTATGGCTAAAGGTTTAGGGCACGCAGGTGCTACTTTGGTTATAAATGGCGTGTCGTCTAAAGCTAAATTAGATCAAGCGGTGGCTATATATCGATCGGAAGGGCTAAAAGCATTTGGATATTTATTTGATGTTACTAACGAAGCGGAAGTTATTCAGAATATTAACACTATTGAAACTGAAGTTGGAGCTATTGATATTCTGGTTAATAACGCAGGAATTATAAAAAGAACACCACTTCAAGAGATGAAAGTAGACGATTTTGAACACGTGTTAAAAGTAGATTTAGTCAGTCCGTTTATCATGTCAAAACACGTCGTAAAAGGCATGATTGCAAGGCGTGAAGGTAAGATTATCAATATTTGTTCTATGATGAGCGAGCTGGGACGGGATAGTGTTGGTGCTTATGCAGCAGCAAAAGGCGGTTTAAAAATGCTGACAAAAAATATGGCGACCGAATGGTCTAAACATAATATCCAAGTTAATGGTATTGGTCCAGGATATTTTGCGACACCACAAACCGCTCCAATTAGAGAAGATGGGCATCCATTTAACAATTTTATAATCGATAGGACACCTGCAGGGCGTTGGGGTAATCCTGACGATTTACAAGGTGTAGTTATATTTTTAGCCTCTAAAGCCAGTCGTTTTATTAGCGGTCAAATTGTATATGTCGATGGCGGGATTTTGGCCACTATAGGCAAACCTTCCAACGAGGACTAA
- a CDS encoding universal stress protein — protein MKKILLPTDFSDNSWNAIKYALQLYKNETCVFTLLNTYTPLIYQYQDINDSAFEMEMIEMTAKVSKEKLESLSKIIEQEFSNPNHTFSQISSFNTLTDEIKSLYKANVMDLIVMGTKGATGLQEVLFGSNTIHVLKHAKCPIIAVPSGFEFETPRELLFPSDYQIDFQDKQLQPIIDIATSYQSRINILNVRYQEELTEVQKKNRDTLEHLFTKTAHLFHDIHNQNVPEAITIFQLKTPINLLVMINNKHSFFENLFFKSNINQIGFHLTIPFLVIPSTFK, from the coding sequence GTGAAAAAAATACTTCTACCAACCGACTTTTCCGATAATTCCTGGAATGCTATAAAATATGCACTTCAATTGTATAAAAATGAGACCTGCGTGTTTACCTTACTAAATACCTATACGCCGCTTATTTATCAATATCAAGATATTAATGATAGTGCTTTTGAGATGGAAATGATCGAAATGACGGCTAAGGTATCTAAAGAGAAACTAGAGTCTTTATCCAAAATAATTGAACAAGAGTTTAGCAATCCAAACCATACCTTTTCTCAGATATCTTCCTTTAATACGCTAACGGACGAAATCAAATCCCTTTACAAGGCCAATGTTATGGATCTGATTGTTATGGGGACCAAAGGAGCGACTGGACTACAAGAAGTTTTATTTGGCTCTAACACAATCCATGTATTAAAGCATGCCAAATGCCCCATTATCGCTGTGCCTAGTGGTTTTGAATTTGAAACCCCTCGCGAGCTATTATTTCCATCGGATTATCAAATAGATTTTCAGGACAAACAACTGCAACCCATCATAGATATTGCGACGTCGTATCAGTCTAGAATCAATATTTTGAATGTAAGATATCAAGAGGAATTAACAGAGGTGCAAAAGAAAAATCGAGACACATTAGAGCACTTGTTTACCAAAACAGCGCATTTGTTTCATGATATCCACAATCAAAATGTGCCTGAAGCCATTACTATATTCCAATTAAAAACACCTATAAACTTATTGGTAATGATTAACAATAAGCATTCGTTTTTTGAAAACTTATTTTTTAAATCTAATATTAATCAAATAGGCTTCCATTTAACCATTCCTTTTTTAGTCATACCATCTACTTTTAAATAA
- a CDS encoding universal stress protein, translated as MKQSILIPTDFSDNAWSALLYTLKLYKNQSCTFYLLHAWSVKSSTRTYITSNYIDTLKADAEKQLFELKDQADAIDELSKHNFEIIFSTEKLQDAVEVAVKKHEIDMVFMGTKGASKSKDILFGSNTINLIKKIKLCPILVVPDNYDFVEPKQIAFATDYNRFFGDELQPLKDVSKLYNSKIKVVHICKEKTLTDAQNFNLATLQSNLVDYPNSFHWMPNDDKKTQEITNFIKEQDINLLVLINYQHSFIENLMNEPIIKNVVSYPTIPLLVIPALG; from the coding sequence ATGAAACAATCCATTCTTATCCCTACAGACTTTTCAGACAACGCCTGGAGCGCCTTATTATACACTCTAAAATTATATAAAAATCAATCATGCACTTTTTATTTACTGCATGCTTGGTCTGTTAAATCTAGCACAAGAACCTATATTACTTCCAATTATATAGATACTTTAAAAGCGGATGCTGAAAAGCAATTATTTGAACTAAAAGATCAAGCCGATGCTATTGATGAATTGTCTAAGCATAACTTCGAAATTATTTTTAGTACTGAAAAACTTCAAGATGCTGTAGAAGTTGCGGTCAAAAAACACGAGATAGATATGGTGTTTATGGGAACCAAAGGGGCGTCTAAATCTAAAGACATCCTTTTTGGAAGCAACACCATTAACCTTATTAAAAAAATAAAGCTTTGCCCAATACTGGTCGTTCCGGATAACTATGATTTTGTAGAACCTAAACAGATTGCTTTTGCAACAGATTACAATCGCTTTTTTGGTGACGAATTACAGCCTTTAAAAGACGTCTCTAAATTATATAATTCTAAAATAAAAGTGGTCCATATCTGTAAAGAAAAAACACTTACAGACGCACAAAACTTTAATTTAGCAACACTACAATCCAATTTAGTAGACTACCCTAATAGTTTCCATTGGATGCCAAATGATGACAAAAAAACGCAAGAGATTACTAATTTTATAAAAGAACAAGATATTAATCTTCTAGTTTTAATAAATTACCAACATAGTTTTATTGAAAACTTAATGAATGAGCCCATCATTAAAAACGTAGTCTCCTATCCTACTATTCCGCTTTTAGTCATTCCGGCTTTAGGGTAA
- a CDS encoding pyridoxamine 5'-phosphate oxidase family protein, producing MFKNLETKEIDYILENNYIGQIGYIYNNRPFVVPITYFFDKENNAIVCYSGDGHKMNAMRKNPSVSLLVSDVDSVTDWKSVLVHGTFEQHFGSDAKAYLHKFSLGIKAIILEKEHSKANFISDFSSKIYKDNVPAVFIIKIEELTGKKRLDFRA from the coding sequence ATGTTTAAAAATTTAGAAACCAAAGAAATCGATTATATTTTAGAAAATAATTATATAGGTCAGATCGGTTATATCTATAACAACAGACCGTTTGTTGTACCTATTACTTATTTTTTTGATAAAGAAAATAACGCTATTGTTTGTTATTCTGGAGATGGACATAAAATGAATGCCATGCGTAAAAATCCAAGTGTCTCTTTATTGGTGTCGGATGTAGATTCTGTTACCGATTGGAAATCCGTTTTAGTACATGGTACTTTTGAGCAACATTTTGGTAGTGATGCTAAAGCGTATTTGCATAAATTCTCGTTGGGTATAAAAGCTATTATATTAGAGAAGGAGCATAGCAAAGCTAATTTTATCAGCGACTTTTCTAGTAAGATTTATAAAGATAATGTGCCCGCTGTATTTATTATTAAAATTGAAGAATTAACAGGTAAAAAGCGTTTAGATTTTAGAGCATAA
- a CDS encoding metallophosphoesterase, which produces MRSHSIFKIVLLCLAIVVIDALAFYWLQSITQLISSRVLKTVINVVFWLFTIGLITAILILKVRLDHVAIKKKQRLISSLYGLTVSSFIPKIIFVIVISILYYSNYIISEKQSLLIIPLLGLFAGFFPFFVIAYAIFKSAYHFKVHHVTVSSKQLPEAFNGTKIIQISDLHIGSFNYRYHLLDKAVKKINQEKPDFICFTGDLVNNYAWELEGWENTLGQLKATHGKYAILGNHDYGDYSVWRTEQEKAVNFDTIKQFFKIINFKLLLNEADVIERDTSKMAIIGIENWGKPPFKQYGDLQKALTDVDAVPFKLLLSHDPTHWTEEVILKTDIALTLAGHTHGMQAGIKIRKKEWSPIKYKYKHWAGLYQINAQYLYVNRGLGWLGFPGRIGMRPEITCITLKATTD; this is translated from the coding sequence ATGCGTAGCCATTCCATTTTCAAAATAGTACTGTTATGTTTGGCTATTGTCGTTATTGATGCTTTAGCCTTTTATTGGTTGCAATCTATAACACAACTTATTTCATCACGTGTTTTAAAAACAGTCATAAATGTGGTGTTTTGGTTATTTACTATTGGGTTAATTACCGCTATTTTAATATTAAAAGTAAGGTTAGATCATGTTGCTATAAAGAAGAAGCAGCGTTTGATTTCCTCGTTATACGGGCTTACAGTCTCGTCTTTTATTCCTAAAATAATTTTTGTCATTGTTATTTCTATACTGTATTATTCAAATTATATTATTTCTGAAAAACAATCATTACTCATTATTCCTTTGCTAGGATTATTTGCAGGCTTTTTTCCTTTTTTTGTTATTGCTTATGCTATTTTTAAATCGGCGTATCATTTTAAAGTGCATCATGTTACCGTAAGCTCTAAACAATTACCCGAAGCGTTTAACGGGACTAAAATTATACAGATCTCTGATTTACATATTGGTAGTTTTAATTACCGGTATCATCTTTTAGACAAGGCAGTCAAAAAAATAAATCAGGAAAAACCAGATTTTATATGCTTTACAGGCGATTTGGTGAATAATTATGCCTGGGAATTAGAGGGTTGGGAAAACACCTTAGGACAATTAAAAGCAACACACGGTAAATATGCTATTTTAGGAAACCATGATTATGGCGATTATAGTGTGTGGCGCACCGAACAGGAAAAAGCAGTTAATTTTGACACTATAAAACAGTTTTTTAAGATTATCAATTTTAAGCTTTTATTAAATGAAGCGGATGTAATTGAACGTGATACCTCCAAAATGGCCATTATTGGAATAGAAAACTGGGGAAAACCACCATTTAAGCAATATGGCGATTTACAAAAAGCGCTAACGGATGTGGACGCTGTTCCTTTTAAACTATTGCTCTCTCATGATCCTACCCATTGGACGGAAGAAGTAATTCTTAAAACAGATATTGCCTTGACGTTAGCTGGGCATACGCATGGGATGCAAGCCGGAATTAAAATTAGAAAAAAAGAATGGAGCCCTATTAAATATAAATACAAACATTGGGCAGGATTATACCAAATTAACGCACAATACCTTTATGTTAATCGTGGGCTAGGTTGGTTAGGTTTTCCTGGTCGAATTGGAATGCGACCAGAAATAACATGTATCACCTTAAAAGCAACAACTGATTAA
- a CDS encoding mechanosensitive ion channel family protein — protein MDTIQQLLQDYPFVKSIFKYGIIVGFVLLCIQFIRKFLKRNIANASVRYKSQKGVELFGYFILGVITILYFTGSIKDFTITLGLLSAGLAFTLQELILSIAGSVYIFIVKVYEPGDRIEINGIKGDVIDVDSIYTTMMEIGQWVESDNYTGRIVKLSNAFVFKGPVYNYSKDFPFIWDEFNLPIRYGSDIELAKSIIIDAATTTLAEYTKASKEKWTEVVSKYYVEDAMVEPTLATTLTDNWIQFNLRYIVDYKQRRVTKHLLNDRIRKDIEATNGKVILASATVELIKIPEIEIKK, from the coding sequence ATGGATACAATTCAACAATTATTGCAAGACTATCCGTTTGTAAAAAGTATTTTTAAATACGGTATTATAGTAGGCTTTGTGTTGCTATGTATTCAATTTATTAGAAAATTTTTAAAACGAAACATTGCCAATGCTTCCGTACGTTATAAGTCACAAAAAGGGGTAGAGTTGTTTGGTTATTTTATACTTGGTGTTATTACTATTTTGTATTTTACAGGAAGTATTAAAGACTTTACAATAACTTTAGGTTTGCTGTCTGCGGGATTAGCCTTTACATTGCAGGAGTTAATTTTAAGTATCGCAGGTTCTGTGTATATTTTTATTGTAAAAGTGTATGAGCCTGGAGATCGTATAGAGATTAACGGGATTAAAGGAGACGTTATTGATGTGGATAGTATTTACACCACGATGATGGAAATTGGGCAATGGGTAGAGAGTGATAATTATACAGGTCGAATCGTAAAACTAAGTAATGCCTTTGTGTTTAAAGGACCGGTGTATAACTATTCTAAAGATTTTCCTTTTATTTGGGACGAGTTTAATTTACCAATCCGTTATGGTTCTGATATCGAATTAGCTAAAAGCATCATTATTGACGCGGCAACAACCACACTTGCCGAATATACCAAAGCTTCAAAAGAAAAATGGACGGAGGTCGTGTCTAAATATTATGTGGAGGATGCTATGGTAGAACCGACCCTAGCAACTACGTTAACAGATAATTGGATTCAATTTAATTTGCGATATATCGTCGATTATAAACAAAGGAGAGTGACCAAGCATCTTTTAAACGATAGGATTAGAAAAGATATTGAAGCGACCAATGGGAAAGTGATTTTAGCTTCTGCAACAGTGGAGCTTATTAAAATACCTGAAATAGAAATTAAAAAATAA
- a CDS encoding chaperone modulator CbpM, translating into MEVTDLISITTFCTHYNVPTTFINQLQDYELIEVVVSEQEEYIKLTQINEVEKMMRLHYDLNINLEGLDAVYNLLKRVENLQSEITSLHNKLRLYEDL; encoded by the coding sequence ATGGAAGTAACAGATTTAATTTCTATAACCACTTTTTGCACGCATTACAATGTGCCTACAACATTTATTAACCAACTACAAGATTATGAGCTAATAGAAGTTGTCGTTTCTGAGCAAGAGGAATATATCAAACTAACGCAAATTAATGAAGTTGAAAAAATGATGCGTTTGCACTATGATTTAAACATCAATTTAGAAGGCTTAGATGCTGTGTATAATTTATTAAAACGCGTCGAAAACTTACAAAGCGAAATAACATCACTTCATAATAAATTAAGACTTTATGAAGATTTATAG
- a CDS encoding DnaJ C-terminal domain-containing protein: MAVVEYYKTLGISKTASEKDIKKAYRKLARKYHPDLNPNDKDAEKKFKEINEANEVLSNPENRKKYDQYGEHWQNGEAYEQSKRQQQQQQRAYQGQSGQAGGYSQHDFEDIFGNMFGGQASGGQRTSRFRGQDFNAELQLDLKEVYEDHKRTLTVNNKNIRITIPAGVENGQTIKIKGYGGKGTNNGPNGDLLIQFSITNNTKFKRDKDNLYATVDLDLYTALLGGDLMVDTFTGKVKLTIKPETQNGTKVKLKGKGFPKYKKEGQFGDLYITYQIKTPTKLTDKEKELFTELQKLR; this comes from the coding sequence ATGGCAGTTGTAGAGTATTATAAAACGTTGGGCATTTCCAAAACAGCGTCAGAAAAAGATATAAAAAAAGCCTACAGAAAATTGGCGCGTAAATACCATCCAGATTTAAATCCGAATGATAAAGACGCTGAAAAGAAATTTAAAGAAATTAATGAGGCGAATGAGGTATTGAGTAATCCTGAAAATCGTAAAAAATACGATCAGTATGGAGAGCACTGGCAAAACGGCGAAGCCTACGAGCAATCAAAACGTCAACAACAGCAGCAGCAAAGGGCGTATCAAGGTCAATCTGGGCAAGCTGGTGGTTATAGTCAACATGATTTTGAAGACATCTTTGGTAATATGTTTGGCGGTCAGGCATCTGGAGGACAACGTACTTCAAGATTTAGAGGTCAAGATTTTAATGCAGAGCTTCAGTTGGATCTAAAAGAGGTGTACGAAGATCATAAACGTACGCTGACTGTAAATAATAAAAATATCAGAATCACCATTCCTGCAGGAGTAGAAAATGGACAAACCATTAAGATTAAAGGCTATGGTGGCAAAGGCACAAATAATGGTCCTAATGGTGATTTATTAATTCAGTTTTCAATTACTAATAACACCAAATTCAAAAGAGATAAAGACAACCTGTATGCGACTGTAGATTTAGATTTATACACAGCACTATTAGGAGGCGATTTAATGGTGGATACTTTTACCGGAAAAGTGAAATTAACAATCAAACCAGAAACTCAAAACGGAACGAAAGTTAAGTTGAAAGGCAAAGGGTTTCCGAAGTATAAAAAAGAAGGACAATTTGGAGATTTGTATATCACTTACCAGATAAAAACGCCGACAAAACTGACGGATAAAGAGAAAGAATTATTTACAGAACTTCAAAAACTAAGATAA
- a CDS encoding ABC transporter ATP-binding protein — METVLEAKNINKYFKKPVPFHVLKDISFKINKGEFVSIMGKSGCGKSTLLYILSTMDTEYEGELYLNTDLISGDSRQKLTVIRNKHIGFVFQFHYLLSEFTVLENVMLPAKKLGEKSIKAIEKDALEKLRILNIEHLAHKRASQVSGGEKQRVAIARALINNPSIIMGDEPTGNLDSHNADNVFNIFKKLSVEENLSLLIVTHDEDFAKRTDRIITMEDGKIISE, encoded by the coding sequence ATGGAGACCGTTTTAGAAGCAAAAAATATAAATAAATACTTTAAAAAACCAGTACCTTTTCACGTGCTGAAGGATATTAGTTTTAAAATTAATAAAGGTGAATTTGTCTCCATAATGGGGAAATCTGGGTGCGGAAAATCTACCTTATTGTACATTTTGTCTACTATGGACACAGAGTACGAAGGGGAATTGTATTTGAATACTGATTTAATAAGCGGGGATAGCAGACAGAAGTTAACCGTTATTAGAAATAAACATATTGGTTTTGTGTTTCAGTTTCATTATTTGCTTTCTGAATTTACCGTGTTGGAAAATGTCATGCTGCCTGCTAAAAAGTTAGGCGAAAAAAGTATCAAAGCGATTGAAAAAGACGCGCTTGAAAAATTAAGAATATTAAATATTGAACATTTAGCACACAAACGCGCGTCTCAAGTGTCGGGAGGCGAAAAACAGCGTGTCGCTATTGCTAGAGCATTGATAAATAATCCGTCAATTATTATGGGAGACGAGCCCACAGGGAATCTAGATAGCCATAATGCAGACAATGTGTTTAATATCTTTAAAAAGCTTAGTGTGGAAGAAAATTTATCGTTGCTAATCGTAACTCATGACGAAGATTTTGCAAAACGGACTGATCGGATTATTACTATGGAAGATGGTAAAATAATTAGTGAATAA
- a CDS encoding ABC transporter permease, with the protein MVNWPVILDIAKKQLLTKFKSTAIAALGVTFGIGAYITLVSFMTGLNNMLDDLILNQTPHIHVYNEIEPSKQQPVALYEAFKNSLNVVHSIKPKLSQKKIHNALPIINFLNKSEAVKGAIPQIKTQIFYIAGSIEIAGNLTGIQPIAEAKLFNFRDYIIEGSPEKLKNTENGILLGSGIAKKMALSVGDRIQISTIGGDVFPLKIVGLYQSGISDVDAIQSFVNLKTVQRILGEAQNYITDINIKLYDIEKALPLSKKIAQQFNVTAIDIKTANAQFETGTDVRNLITYAVSIALLIVAGFGVYNILSMLIYEKMNDIAILKAVGFSGNDVQYIFMSQALIIGVVGGLLGLLIGLICTNIISTIPFKTDALAKIETYPIDFSIWYYVIGFSFAIISTFFAGYLPALKAKKIDPVRIIRGQ; encoded by the coding sequence ATGGTAAACTGGCCCGTTATATTAGATATTGCAAAAAAGCAATTATTAACTAAGTTTAAGTCTACTGCTATTGCTGCATTAGGTGTCACTTTTGGTATTGGTGCATATATTACTTTGGTTAGTTTTATGACAGGTTTAAATAATATGTTAGACGATTTAATTTTAAATCAAACCCCACATATTCATGTGTATAATGAGATCGAACCTTCAAAACAGCAACCTGTAGCTCTTTATGAAGCTTTTAAAAACAGCTTAAACGTCGTACATTCCATTAAGCCAAAGTTAAGCCAGAAAAAAATCCATAATGCGTTACCTATTATAAACTTTTTAAATAAAAGTGAGGCTGTAAAAGGCGCGATTCCGCAAATAAAAACACAAATATTTTATATCGCTGGGTCTATTGAAATAGCTGGTAATTTAACAGGAATACAACCTATTGCGGAAGCTAAATTATTCAATTTTAGAGATTATATTATTGAAGGGTCGCCAGAGAAGCTTAAAAACACTGAAAACGGAATCTTATTAGGATCTGGTATTGCTAAAAAAATGGCGTTATCGGTTGGAGACCGCATTCAGATAAGCACTATAGGGGGTGATGTGTTTCCTTTAAAAATTGTTGGTCTTTATCAAAGTGGTATTTCGGATGTTGATGCGATTCAAAGTTTTGTCAATTTAAAAACAGTACAACGTATTTTAGGAGAAGCACAAAACTACATCACGGATATTAATATTAAATTGTATGATATCGAAAAGGCATTGCCATTATCTAAAAAAATAGCACAACAATTTAATGTAACCGCCATAGATATTAAAACAGCCAATGCACAATTTGAAACTGGTACAGATGTCAGGAATCTTATTACTTATGCGGTTTCTATCGCGTTGTTAATTGTTGCAGGTTTTGGCGTGTACAACATTTTAAGCATGCTTATTTACGAGAAAATGAATGACATTGCCATTTTAAAAGCAGTCGGTTTTTCAGGTAACGATGTGCAGTATATTTTTATGAGTCAAGCCTTAATTATTGGAGTCGTAGGTGGGCTTTTAGGCTTGTTAATTGGTTTGATTTGTACAAATATAATTAGCACCATTCCGTTTAAAACAGATGCATTAGCTAAAATAGAGACGTATCCCATCGATTTTAGTATTTGGTATTATGTTATAGGATTTTCGTTTGCAATTATCTCAACTTTTTTTGCAGGCTATTTGCCTGCTCTTAAAGCTAAAAAAATAGACCCAGTAAGAATAATAAGAGGACAATAA